In Mycolicibacterium alvei, a single window of DNA contains:
- a CDS encoding Rv0340 family IniB-related protein, which yields MANTLLDFVMSLVRDPEAAAHYAADPAQAIADAHLTDVTSADVNNLIPVVSESLSTAGTSGVFGDPGVADPGGNVWASGAATAAFDAFGDHLPVDAPNHAWDAAASQVIDQADSLDQVVSSVPTIDDGGLVNQSLDEVSLQLNEPAIEDAPIFDQAPAPDWAHPVVDDQQHTDSGAGFDIFD from the coding sequence ATGGCGAATACATTGCTGGACTTCGTGATGTCGCTGGTGCGCGACCCCGAAGCCGCTGCCCACTATGCCGCCGACCCGGCGCAGGCCATCGCGGATGCACATTTGACCGATGTGACCAGTGCGGACGTCAATAATCTGATTCCGGTCGTATCCGAGTCGTTGTCGACGGCCGGCACCAGTGGAGTGTTCGGTGATCCCGGTGTCGCCGACCCGGGCGGCAACGTCTGGGCCAGTGGCGCGGCGACGGCAGCATTCGACGCCTTCGGCGATCATTTGCCCGTCGATGCCCCCAACCATGCCTGGGATGCGGCGGCGAGCCAGGTCATCGATCAGGCGGACTCCCTGGACCAGGTGGTCTCCTCAGTACCGACCATCGACGATGGCGGCCTCGTGAATCAGTCGCTCGACGAGGTATCACTGCAGCTCAACGAGCCCGCGATCGAGGATGCTCCGATCTTCGACCAGGCCCCGGCCCCCGACTGGGCCCACCCGGTCGTCGACGACCAGCAACACACGGACAGTGGCGCGGGATTCGACATCTTCGACTGA